The genomic stretch GCCCAGGACCAGATCACCGCCCTGCTGCGGGACCGCCACCGCATCCGCCCCGGCGCCGACGACGACTTCTTCGTCCGCAACCTGGCCGACATGGCCGCCCTCGCCGATCAGCAGAACACCATCTTCACCTGGCTGCTGGCCTCCATCGCCAGCGTCTCCCTGCTGGTGGGCGGGATCGGCATCATGAACATCATGCTGGTGTCGGTGACCGAACGCACCCGCGAGATCGGCATCCGCATCGCCGTGGGCGCCACCGAACAGGACGTGCAGAACCAGTTCCTGGTGGAGGCGGTGGTGCTCAGCATGATCGGGGGAGCCATCGGCATCCTGGTGGGACTGGGCACGTCGCTGCTCATCACCAACGTGCTGCGATGGCCGGTGAAGATCTCGGCCCTGGCCATCGTGGTCGCGGTGATCTTCTCCACCGCGGTGGGGATCTTCTTCGGCTTCTACCCCGCGCGCAAGGCCGCGGCCCTGGATCCCATCGAGGCGCTGCGCTACGAGTGAGGCGGCAGGCGCCGCCTACTTCTGCGTCGCGCGCCCGTAGGCCTCGCTGGCCAGGCAGATCACGAAAAACACCACGCTCAGTTCCAGCAGGTTGCGGGGCACGACCTTGATGGCCACCAGCCGCCAGCCCAGGTCGAAGTACACCAGGATCCGCGTCACCACCGCCAGCACCAGCAGGATCCACCCCAGCCGGTAGGAGTTCTGCACCATTCCCTTCATGGCTTCCTCCCCCTCGCAGAAAATGTTCCAGCCACTCCCACAGCACGGGGAGAGCTGCGGCAGTACGCTACTCTCCCTGGGGCGGTTTTTCAATTGCAGACGTGGTTCGGAACGGGCGCGGCGGCGACACCCCGCCCTCCGGCCTGTGCCCAGCGGGACGGCAGGGCGCTTACAGCGCGCTCATGTTGGACAGGAACTCGCTGTTGGCGCGGGTCTTGCTCAGCTTGTCGATGAGCAGTTCCATGGCTTCCACCGGCGAGAGCGGGTTCAGCACCCGGCGCAGCACCCAGATGCGCGCCAGGTCGTCCTTGGAGATGATCAATTCTTCCTTGCGCGTTCCCGAGCGCTGGATGTCGATGGCCGGGAAGACGCGCTTGTCGGCCAGCTTGCGGTCCAGGATGACCTCGCAGTTGCCCGTGCCCTTGAACTCCTCGAAGATCACGTCGTCCATGCGGCTGCCGGTCTCGATGAGCGCGGTGGCCACGATGGTGAGCGACCCGCCCTCCTCGATGTTGCGGGCGGCCCCGAAGAAGCGCTTGGGGCGCTGCAGCGCGTTGGAGTCCACACCGCCGGAGAGCACCTTCCCGCTGGGCGGCACGATGGTGTTGTAGGCGCGCGCCAGGCGCGTGATCGAATCCAGCAGGATGACCACGTCGCGCTTGTGCTCCACCAGGCGCTTGGCCTTCTCGATCACCATCTCCGCCACCTGCACGTGCCGCGCCGCGGGCTCGTCGAAGGTCGAGCTGATGACCTCGCCCTTCACCGAGCGCTGCATGTCGGTGACTTCCTCGGGGCGCTCGTCGATCA from Terriglobales bacterium encodes the following:
- the rho gene encoding transcription termination factor Rho; the protein is IDERPEEVTDMQRSVKGEVISSTFDEPAARHVQVAEMVIEKAKRLVEHKRDVVILLDSITRLARAYNTIVPPSGKVLSGGVDSNALQRPKRFFGAARNIEEGGSLTIVATALIETGSRMDDVIFEEFKGTGNCEVILDRKLADKRVFPAIDIQRSGTRKEELIISKDDLARIWVLRRVLNPLSPVEAMELLIDKLSKTRANSEFLSNMSAL